A single Paenibacillus sp. FSL R5-0517 DNA region contains:
- the xerS gene encoding tyrosine recombinase XerS, whose protein sequence is MEVSNLTNVQKEIDRRKLDDKLPSMPWFVQQFMDYKLPDLSPSTLLEYLRDYEAFFGWLRAEGLSEASSNKDVTLNELEVLRMDSVTAYRLFLTTKREGTNSRITVSRKLSSLRSLFHYLSQIAEDEDFYPLLKRNIMAKIEIKRTHKPKDTAAKLKGKILEEEELLEFIGYILEGYAVDMEKNKQALYSHELNKERDACIASLILNSGLRVSEVVNLNVDDLDLNNKLLYVYRKGNNDETYKTPVYFREQAKDELANYMNLRQSRYRTPKREKGLFIALRNGDSEGSRMTKRAIQAMIMKYAKRFGKPYLTVHKLRHSFATDYYLQNDIYKTKEQLGHASTETTEIYAHLTDKTMSEAIERRTDDGM, encoded by the coding sequence ATGGAGGTGTCGAACTTGACCAACGTGCAAAAAGAGATTGATCGACGCAAGCTGGATGATAAACTACCTTCCATGCCTTGGTTCGTTCAGCAATTCATGGACTACAAGCTACCTGACCTGTCCCCCTCTACCCTGCTCGAATATCTGAGAGATTATGAAGCTTTCTTCGGTTGGTTGCGAGCAGAAGGGCTGTCCGAGGCAAGCTCTAATAAAGATGTAACGTTGAATGAACTGGAAGTCCTGCGCATGGATTCGGTTACCGCCTATCGGTTATTTCTCACAACCAAACGGGAAGGAACCAATTCTAGAATCACCGTCTCTCGCAAACTCTCTTCCCTTCGCTCTCTTTTTCATTACCTGAGCCAGATTGCGGAAGATGAAGACTTCTACCCTTTGCTGAAGCGGAACATTATGGCCAAAATCGAGATCAAACGAACCCATAAACCCAAAGATACCGCTGCCAAACTCAAAGGTAAAATTCTGGAGGAAGAGGAACTGCTGGAATTTATCGGATATATCCTTGAAGGTTATGCTGTCGATATGGAGAAGAACAAGCAGGCATTATATTCCCATGAGCTCAACAAAGAACGGGATGCCTGCATTGCCAGCCTGATTCTCAATTCAGGTTTACGAGTATCGGAAGTTGTGAACCTGAACGTCGATGACCTCGATCTGAACAACAAACTCTTGTATGTATATCGTAAAGGTAATAATGATGAGACGTACAAAACACCCGTTTATTTCAGGGAACAGGCCAAGGACGAACTCGCGAACTATATGAACTTGCGGCAATCACGTTACCGTACGCCCAAGCGGGAGAAAGGTCTGTTCATTGCTTTGCGTAACGGAGATTCAGAAGGAAGCCGAATGACCAAAAGAGCGATTCAGGCCATGATCATGAAATATGCCAAACGTTTTGGCAAACCCTACTTGACCGTGCACAAATTGCGACACTCATTCGCAACCGACTATTATTTGCAAAATGATATCTACAAAACCAAGGAGCAGCTTGGACATGCTTCTACGGAAACAACCGAGATCTATGCTCACCTTACTGACAAAACGATGTCCGAAGCCATCGAACGTCGTACGGACGACGGGATGTAA
- a CDS encoding aldo/keto reductase: METRNYGNTGMKVSTLGFGGSEIRDSSRSDVEKLLNSALDAGLNVIDTAECYGDSEELIGEVLSHRRGDYYLFTKCGHAAGIDGPDWDAKVLTQTIDRSLKRLKTDYVDVIHLHSCSEEVLREGAVIEVLQRAKEAGKTRFIGYSGDTTDALYAIQTGVFDSLETSLNIADQEAIELTLPEARKRNMGVIAKRPIANVAWTFETLSEEAYPYVYWKRLSELKYGFLGEDARAAVETALRFTLSTEGVDTAIVGTAKPNRWQQNADLVAKGPLPQELYDEIRARWKEIAGADWTGRT; encoded by the coding sequence ATGGAAACGCGTAATTACGGAAACACAGGTATGAAAGTAAGCACACTTGGATTCGGTGGGTCGGAGATCCGGGATTCATCCAGAAGCGATGTTGAAAAATTGCTGAATAGTGCCTTGGATGCGGGATTAAATGTGATTGATACGGCTGAATGTTATGGTGATAGCGAGGAGTTAATTGGTGAGGTGTTGTCACATCGGCGCGGTGACTACTATTTGTTCACCAAATGTGGACATGCTGCCGGGATTGATGGTCCGGATTGGGATGCTAAAGTACTGACGCAGACGATTGATCGTAGTCTGAAGCGGTTGAAAACGGACTATGTGGATGTTATTCATTTGCATAGCTGTTCTGAAGAAGTACTTCGAGAAGGAGCAGTAATCGAAGTACTGCAACGTGCCAAGGAAGCAGGAAAGACCCGATTTATCGGATATAGTGGCGATACAACAGATGCGTTATATGCAATTCAGACCGGAGTATTTGATAGCCTGGAGACTTCATTAAATATAGCAGATCAGGAAGCGATTGAACTGACATTGCCCGAGGCGAGAAAGAGAAATATGGGGGTAATCGCCAAAAGGCCCATAGCTAATGTGGCCTGGACGTTTGAAACACTCTCCGAAGAAGCATATCCTTATGTATATTGGAAACGTTTAAGCGAGCTTAAATATGGTTTTCTGGGTGAAGATGCCCGGGCAGCGGTAGAAACTGCACTGCGTTTTACACTAAGTACGGAAGGCGTAGATACAGCGATTGTTGGAACAGCCAAGCCCAATCGCTGGCAGCAAAATGCTGACCTTGTGGCCAAAGGGCCACTACCACAGGAATTATATGATGAGATTAGAGCACGATGGAAAGAAATCGCCGGAGCAGATTGGACGGGCCGTACTTAA
- a CDS encoding GNAT family N-acetyltransferase, producing the protein MNMKIELVPRERSQVIRHLMQFYLYDFTKYLNIDVDSNGIFPEYPGLEAFWTEEDRKFPFLITSDGAPAGFALVEKLEPGSKDNDYYLTEFFVMQKYRRSGVGTRAAYELFKRFPGRWKVTQVRNNVIAQAFWRKIIGDYTGGRFREKFHPELGNPSQYFVT; encoded by the coding sequence ATGAATATGAAAATAGAGCTGGTTCCCCGTGAACGCAGTCAGGTGATTCGGCATTTAATGCAATTTTATCTCTATGATTTTACCAAATATCTGAATATTGATGTGGACAGTAACGGCATTTTTCCTGAATATCCCGGTCTAGAGGCATTCTGGACAGAAGAAGACCGCAAATTTCCTTTTTTGATTACAAGTGATGGGGCACCAGCAGGGTTTGCTCTGGTGGAGAAATTGGAACCTGGAAGCAAGGATAATGACTACTATTTGACTGAGTTTTTTGTGATGCAAAAATATCGGCGCAGTGGCGTGGGCACTCGGGCAGCCTATGAGTTGTTTAAACGTTTCCCAGGAAGGTGGAAAGTGACTCAGGTTCGTAACAATGTCATTGCACAGGCGTTTTGGCGAAAAATTATAGGAGATTATACGGGAGGCCGTTTTCGAGAGAAATTCCATCCGGAACTGGGTAATCCAAGCCAGTATTTTGTAACCTGA
- a CDS encoding S-layer homology domain-containing protein has protein sequence MLKKKWLIMPLIVVPLFFAQSSYAANTFIDLQGKKYEWAAESIDLMVKKGVISGYKDGSFKPGKTITKAEFVHMFHKLFPEINYSDGKSSEFVDARKHWANKDFAAIINGDYVWSFFESLDGQYPDYKFSIKPDKPLTRWDIMMISSIRTNFTDQTLHPEIEDVVSAASNYKDIKVRPASYYDNFSVNYPVIYIDQDEGEYYYDGDSQDFKAEAFYTMTNMDIITANNGYLRPKDFVTRAEAATILHRLYEATQK, from the coding sequence ATGTTAAAAAAGAAGTGGCTAATAATGCCACTGATTGTTGTGCCATTGTTTTTTGCCCAATCCTCATATGCAGCAAATACATTTATTGATTTGCAGGGCAAAAAATATGAATGGGCTGCTGAATCTATTGATTTGATGGTCAAAAAAGGCGTTATTAGCGGTTATAAGGATGGAAGTTTCAAGCCAGGAAAGACGATAACCAAAGCAGAGTTTGTACATATGTTTCATAAGCTTTTCCCAGAAATTAATTATTCAGATGGAAAATCTTCAGAGTTTGTAGATGCACGTAAACATTGGGCAAACAAAGATTTTGCAGCTATAATTAATGGGGATTACGTGTGGAGTTTTTTTGAAAGTTTAGATGGGCAATACCCAGACTATAAATTTTCTATTAAACCTGATAAACCTTTAACTCGCTGGGACATTATGATGATCTCTTCTATTAGAACTAATTTCACTGATCAGACCCTTCACCCTGAAATTGAAGATGTAGTTTCTGCAGCTTCAAACTATAAGGATATTAAAGTACGTCCTGCAAGTTACTATGATAATTTCTCGGTTAACTATCCGGTGATTTACATTGATCAGGATGAAGGAGAATACTATTATGATGGTGATTCTCAAGATTTTAAGGCAGAAGCGTTTTACACAATGACTAATATGGACATTATTACTGCGAATAACGGATACCTTCGTCCGAAAGATTTTGTGACACGTGCTGAAGCAGCAACCATTTTACATCGCTTGTACGAAGCAACACAAAAATAA
- the mobB gene encoding molybdopterin-guanine dinucleotide biosynthesis protein B — MTTMSNTKPHIIQIVGYKNTGKTTLAAALIGHFSSMGLKVAAIKHDGHDHFEMDQQGTDSYQFDEAGAAAVVVMSEKRTAIMERKATRLEDMLSHLSGYDWIVIEGFKDTSYPKFVMVREDKHLTLVDQLEGVVGIISWLSSEKFMELSIVRRDMTWYSVHETQEIAQSLLERVKSE, encoded by the coding sequence ATGACGACAATGAGTAATACAAAACCACATATTATACAGATTGTCGGATACAAAAATACGGGCAAAACAACCCTGGCAGCCGCATTGATCGGGCACTTTTCTTCCATGGGACTTAAGGTAGCGGCGATTAAGCATGATGGACACGATCATTTTGAGATGGATCAACAAGGAACGGATTCATATCAATTTGATGAGGCAGGGGCCGCAGCTGTGGTTGTCATGTCAGAGAAACGTACTGCAATTATGGAAAGGAAAGCAACCAGGTTGGAGGATATGTTAAGTCATCTGTCCGGGTATGATTGGATTGTGATTGAAGGATTCAAGGATACTTCTTATCCCAAATTCGTGATGGTTCGAGAAGACAAGCATCTGACCTTGGTTGATCAGCTTGAAGGGGTAGTGGGTATAATCTCATGGTTATCTTCAGAGAAGTTTATGGAGCTGAGCATCGTAAGAAGAGATATGACTTGGTACTCCGTTCATGAAACGCAGGAGATAGCCCAATCGTTGTTAGAGAGGGTCAAGAGCGAATGA
- the glp gene encoding gephyrin-like molybdotransferase Glp, whose product MTTAKFNRTAVQVPDAQAKVAAHVNSGSIEKVHLESAHGRTLAESIQAPHPYPFFRRSGMDGFAIISTDTIEASSDHQVWFRVIDEIPCGYTSDHTIVSGTTARIMTGAQVPEGADAVVMMEMTESKIENGEQWIALKRHILSGANITPIGLEVQEGQHLLEAGTIIRAGEQSVLATFGIAEVPVFQRPKVAIFATGTELLDVDEPLQPGRIRNSNSYMLRSLVVEAGGEPVMYGSIADDVNTARAKLEEAIQDNDIVVTTGGVSVGDYDIMGELVLEEHVEMLFNKVTMRPGSVTTAAVYKDKLLFALSGNPGACFVGFGLFVRPTIRSMQADAHPYLEEWTAILEEEYTKVNNFTRFVRGRTEIRNGMVYAIPAASRVDESSVMITIKDSDCLIVVPPEKKGIPAGEQVRILKLPTGHVR is encoded by the coding sequence ATGACAACTGCCAAGTTCAACCGTACAGCTGTACAGGTCCCGGATGCTCAAGCCAAAGTAGCAGCACACGTAAATTCAGGCTCTATAGAGAAAGTTCACCTTGAGTCTGCTCATGGACGTACTCTTGCAGAGAGCATTCAGGCACCTCATCCGTATCCATTCTTCCGGAGATCAGGCATGGATGGATTCGCAATTATAAGTACAGATACTATAGAAGCATCGAGTGATCATCAAGTTTGGTTTCGTGTAATTGATGAAATTCCTTGCGGCTACACCTCGGACCACACCATTGTGTCAGGTACGACCGCTCGCATTATGACGGGTGCACAGGTTCCGGAAGGTGCAGATGCGGTAGTTATGATGGAGATGACGGAGAGCAAGATTGAGAACGGGGAACAGTGGATTGCATTGAAACGGCACATATTGTCGGGTGCTAACATCACACCAATCGGACTGGAAGTCCAAGAGGGACAGCATCTGCTGGAAGCAGGAACAATCATCAGAGCAGGAGAACAGTCCGTGTTAGCTACTTTTGGCATAGCAGAAGTTCCCGTCTTTCAACGTCCAAAGGTGGCTATATTCGCAACAGGTACGGAGTTGCTTGATGTGGATGAGCCATTACAACCAGGTCGGATTCGCAACAGTAACAGTTACATGCTGCGCTCTCTGGTTGTTGAAGCTGGTGGAGAGCCTGTGATGTATGGTTCAATTGCGGACGATGTGAATACGGCAAGAGCCAAACTGGAAGAAGCCATTCAAGATAATGATATCGTAGTGACCACAGGTGGTGTCTCTGTCGGGGACTATGATATTATGGGCGAACTTGTGCTGGAAGAACATGTGGAGATGTTGTTTAACAAAGTGACGATGCGACCAGGAAGTGTAACCACAGCTGCTGTATATAAAGATAAATTACTTTTTGCACTTTCGGGTAACCCGGGGGCTTGCTTTGTGGGTTTTGGTCTCTTTGTTCGCCCAACCATTCGTTCCATGCAGGCGGATGCTCATCCTTATTTGGAAGAATGGACTGCAATTTTGGAAGAAGAATATACGAAAGTGAACAATTTTACACGGTTCGTACGTGGACGTACAGAGATCCGCAACGGAATGGTGTACGCGATACCGGCTGCTTCCCGTGTAGATGAGTCCAGTGTGATGATCACCATTAAGGACAGTGATTGCCTGATTGTTGTTCCACCTGAGAAAAAAGGTATTCCTGCGGGTGAGCAGGTACGTATTCTCAAACTGCCCACAGGTCATGTGAGGTAG
- a CDS encoding glucose 1-dehydrogenase, which produces MNVPTFHLDGQTALVTGAGRGIGKAIAIGLAQSGSDVVLVSRTMKEIEETAAYIYEQTGRKALALTADVTSREQMEETFQEAISEMGSLDILVNNAGMNIRTPALEVTDEQWETIMQTNLKSAFFASQLAGQHMKEREGGKIINISSVGGHTALRTGVVYGATKAALIHMTKVLALEWGKYGIRVNSVGPWYFRTPLTEKLLDDPQYLQEIVSRTPLQRVGELEEVVGPVVFLASDAAGYITGQTLLVDGGMSIYGF; this is translated from the coding sequence ATGAACGTACCCACATTCCATCTCGATGGACAGACAGCACTGGTGACAGGTGCAGGGAGAGGGATCGGAAAAGCAATTGCGATTGGACTTGCCCAGTCAGGCAGTGACGTTGTACTTGTATCCCGAACAATGAAAGAAATTGAGGAGACAGCCGCTTACATTTATGAACAGACAGGGCGTAAAGCGCTTGCTCTAACTGCAGACGTGACTTCAAGAGAACAAATGGAAGAGACGTTTCAAGAGGCGATCTCGGAGATGGGGAGTCTGGACATTCTGGTGAATAACGCAGGTATGAACATACGGACACCAGCACTTGAAGTTACGGACGAGCAGTGGGAAACCATCATGCAGACAAACTTAAAATCCGCTTTCTTTGCTTCGCAATTGGCGGGTCAGCATATGAAGGAGCGCGAGGGTGGGAAGATCATCAATATCTCTTCGGTAGGCGGCCACACAGCTCTACGAACAGGTGTCGTATATGGTGCGACCAAAGCTGCATTGATTCATATGACCAAAGTTCTCGCATTGGAATGGGGGAAATATGGCATCCGTGTCAATTCAGTGGGACCATGGTATTTCCGAACACCGCTGACCGAAAAACTGCTGGATGATCCCCAGTATTTGCAGGAAATTGTGAGCCGCACACCGCTACAGCGAGTGGGTGAACTGGAGGAAGTGGTAGGACCGGTTGTGTTCCTAGCATCAGATGCAGCTGGATATATAACGGGTCAAACGTTGTTGGTTGACGGTGGGATGTCGATCTACGGATTTTAG